A genome region from Bacteroidota bacterium includes the following:
- a CDS encoding DUF393 domain-containing protein gives MSQHVILFDGVCNLCNWWVDFLLPRDKHKRFLFGALQSESGEALVSRFGTSDKRLRSVVLIEDEHNVYTRSTAILHILKILGGPWKLLYAFIIVPRPIRDAVYDFIALNRYSWFGKRIVCRVPTEGERERFV, from the coding sequence GTGAGCCAACACGTCATCCTCTTCGATGGCGTCTGTAACCTCTGTAACTGGTGGGTCGATTTCCTGCTGCCGCGCGACAAACACAAGCGCTTCCTCTTCGGCGCGCTGCAATCGGAAAGCGGCGAAGCGCTCGTCAGTCGGTTTGGCACAAGTGACAAACGTCTTCGGTCGGTGGTCCTGATCGAAGACGAGCACAACGTCTATACCCGCTCGACCGCGATTCTGCACATCCTGAAGATCCTCGGCGGCCCGTGGAAATTGCTCTACGCCTTCATCATCGTCCCCCGCCCGATCCGCGATGCGGTGTACGACTTCATTGCCCTCAACCGCTACTCATGGTTCGGCAAACGAATAGTCTGCCGCGTCCCAACGGAGGGAGAGCGGGAGAGGTTTGTGTGA
- a CDS encoding PQQ-binding-like beta-propeller repeat protein, which produces MKPLLLTLFSCLAAVSAVGQTNDSVTLLRHSRCYAGAPIRKFSDMTDLVRLKDATFMPASPAVYDGKPYSATSKGQVLVTSSMSIDGGFEVKGSIEATPAVSATMVVVGSTAKFVTAHDRVTGNVRWYHKTKSAVRTSPIIAGGFVYASCEDGTVVALDTLGKLKWSAKLKGKPGSPAFDDGLVFVGTSEGKCVALDAITGKQVWTSDAGGRTPAVANAMVYVINRNGAVIALDEKTGAEKWRYDADAEPKCFEIAVSNEYLAYAEGVSLIVLNAKTGKKEWAIGFDRPVCGAPMIVGDVVYLPISNWKLNGYDLNTSIKLCSADIGFAPWGSPSYGGGKIFYPNKETLYTFSGEEQ; this is translated from the coding sequence ATGAAGCCTTTACTTCTGACCCTCTTCTCCTGTCTCGCCGCGGTTTCGGCGGTGGGGCAGACGAACGATAGTGTGACGCTCCTGCGGCATTCGCGCTGCTATGCGGGTGCGCCGATCCGAAAGTTCTCGGATATGACCGATCTGGTGCGCTTGAAGGATGCGACCTTCATGCCCGCTTCGCCTGCAGTATATGACGGCAAGCCCTATTCGGCGACCTCGAAAGGCCAGGTGCTCGTGACCAGCTCGATGAGCATTGACGGCGGCTTCGAGGTCAAGGGCTCGATCGAAGCGACGCCCGCGGTGAGCGCGACGATGGTGGTCGTCGGCTCGACGGCGAAGTTCGTCACCGCGCACGACCGCGTGACGGGTAACGTTCGGTGGTATCACAAAACGAAGTCGGCGGTACGCACGTCGCCTATCATCGCTGGTGGGTTTGTGTATGCATCGTGCGAGGACGGGACGGTCGTCGCGCTCGATACGCTTGGGAAGCTGAAGTGGTCTGCAAAGCTTAAAGGTAAGCCGGGCTCGCCGGCCTTCGACGACGGCCTTGTCTTTGTAGGGACCTCCGAAGGCAAGTGCGTGGCGCTCGATGCCATCACGGGCAAGCAAGTCTGGACGAGCGATGCCGGTGGCCGAACGCCTGCGGTTGCGAACGCGATGGTGTACGTCATCAATCGCAACGGCGCGGTGATCGCACTCGACGAAAAGACGGGCGCCGAGAAGTGGCGCTACGATGCCGACGCCGAGCCGAAGTGCTTCGAGATCGCGGTGTCGAACGAGTATCTGGCGTATGCTGAAGGCGTCTCGCTTATCGTGCTGAATGCGAAGACGGGGAAGAAGGAATGGGCGATAGGCTTTGACCGCCCCGTCTGCGGCGCACCGATGATCGTCGGCGATGTCGTGTATCTGCCAATCTCGAACTGGAAGCTCAACGGCTACGATCTGAACACGAGCATCAAGCTCTGCTCAGCCGACATCGGCTTCGCGCCGTGGGGTTCGCCATCGTACGGCGGCGGGAAGATATTCTATCCGAACAAGGAGACGTTGTACACGTTTTCGGGGGAGGAGCAGTAG
- a CDS encoding phosphatase PAP2 family protein: MDTLDITILHTINAGRPVMMDGFFRLVSDTTGWIAALVPLVMIVVGFVRKDRATNLVGYKVAAAYLLSVIVANSLKYIIARPRPFVTYAFIQKLSSGGSGSFPSGHTSDAFALATALTLFVPTKRLWIPAFLWGLTVAYSRMDLGVHYPSDVLGGMIVGAGSAAVCWWWAKTKAPGMSLRGGL; encoded by the coding sequence ATGGACACACTCGACATCACCATACTCCACACCATCAACGCCGGACGGCCGGTGATGATGGACGGGTTCTTCCGCCTCGTCAGCGATACGACGGGGTGGATCGCGGCGCTCGTGCCGCTGGTGATGATCGTTGTGGGGTTCGTACGCAAAGACCGGGCAACGAATCTTGTCGGCTACAAAGTAGCGGCGGCGTATCTGCTCTCGGTCATCGTTGCGAATTCGCTGAAGTATATCATCGCCAGGCCTCGGCCGTTCGTGACGTATGCTTTCATCCAGAAGCTTTCAAGCGGCGGCAGCGGGTCGTTTCCGTCGGGGCATACCTCCGATGCGTTCGCCCTGGCGACGGCGCTGACGCTCTTCGTGCCGACGAAGAGGCTCTGGATACCTGCGTTTCTCTGGGGGTTGACGGTCGCCTACTCGCGGATGGACCTCGGGGTTCATTATCCGAGCGACGTTCTCGGCGGGATGATCGTCGGGGCAGGGAGTGCGGCGGTGTGCTGGTGGTGGGCGAAGACGAAGGCGCCCGGAATGTCATTGCGAGGAGGGCTTTAG
- the ndhC gene encoding NADH-quinone oxidoreductase subunit A gives MSNYIPIVLMIGIAVIFGTIMANLSKWIGPKRPNREKLSVYESGMKPIGSTRERVSVKYYIVAMLFIIFDIEIVFLYPWAVTFGKLGAFALWEMFLFIALLFIGYIYIVKKGALEWD, from the coding sequence ATGTCGAATTACATTCCAATAGTGCTCATGATCGGGATTGCCGTAATATTCGGCACGATCATGGCGAATTTGTCGAAGTGGATCGGTCCGAAGCGGCCGAACCGCGAGAAGCTGTCGGTCTATGAATCGGGCATGAAGCCGATCGGTTCGACGCGCGAGCGGGTCTCGGTGAAGTATTATATCGTCGCGATGCTCTTCATCATCTTCGACATCGAAATCGTCTTTTTGTATCCGTGGGCAGTGACCTTCGGGAAGCTCGGAGCATTCGCCCTGTGGGAGATGTTCCTCTTCATCGCACTGCTGTTCATCGGCTACATATACATTGTGAAGAAGGGAGCCCTCGAATGGGATTAA
- the nuoB gene encoding NADH-quinone oxidoreductase subunit NuoB, whose amino-acid sequence MGLNDMVQEQGFVTSQLDALINWARKNSAWPMPLGISCCAIEMMAFAGPRYDVSRFGSEVFRFSPRQSDILIVAGTVTYKMAKVVKKIYDQMPDPKYVIAMGACSSSGGIYRTYSVVQGINQFIPVDVYVAGCPPRPDSVIKALMEVQAMISGDKPFQRGTVIGNEEKIYEIGLPEHGELVSA is encoded by the coding sequence ATGGGATTAAATGACATGGTTCAGGAGCAGGGGTTCGTTACCTCGCAGCTCGATGCGCTCATCAACTGGGCGCGGAAGAACTCGGCATGGCCGATGCCGCTCGGCATTTCCTGTTGCGCCATCGAGATGATGGCGTTCGCCGGTCCGCGCTACGACGTCTCGCGTTTCGGCAGCGAAGTGTTTCGCTTTTCACCGCGCCAGTCTGATATCTTGATCGTCGCCGGTACGGTGACGTATAAGATGGCGAAGGTCGTCAAAAAGATCTACGACCAGATGCCGGACCCGAAGTATGTGATCGCAATGGGCGCCTGCTCGTCGAGCGGCGGTATCTACCGTACGTATTCGGTGGTGCAGGGCATCAACCAGTTTATTCCGGTGGATGTGTATGTGGCCGGGTGTCCGCCGCGTCCGGATAGCGTCATTAAGGCGCTCATGGAAGTGCAGGCGATGATCTCGGGCGACAAGCCCTTCCAGCGCGGGACGGTCATCGGTAACGAAGAGAAGATCTACGAGATCGGTCTGCCGGAACACGGCGAGCTCGTGAGCGCCTGA
- a CDS encoding c-type cytochrome, whose product MDPNSTNNQPSNPTDLPSPIPTTAPNVVAPDDNPMTAAKIDLGRHLFYDGRISVLKSMNPRDSFGVKFSPSSGIACASCHDPQYAFTDPNHRSFSVGVENAQGVRNAPTLTNVAFNTSFTWDGKFATLEKHTPGPMFSPIEMGNNLSRFQNDSTANGYGSDPGSNDTMFLFHRLNSTPQGMPGYSGMFKDAYGTSDITLDRMVKAITSFERTMISHSSPFDQYNSGNKTAIGDAAKRGFQLFINPAKANCIACHNGYNFSNSEFRNNGLVPSDKDLGRFKITKAVADINKFKVPTLRNIALTAPYMHDGRFATLDDVLQHYNSGGSNQTYYKDPAVKPLGLSQQELSDLKAFLETLTDTQFTTDASFSNPWVK is encoded by the coding sequence GTGGATCCGAACTCGACGAATAACCAGCCGTCCAATCCGACGGATCTTCCGTCGCCGATCCCAACGACTGCTCCTAATGTCGTTGCACCGGATGACAATCCGATGACAGCCGCGAAGATCGATCTCGGTCGGCATCTCTTCTACGACGGACGTATCAGTGTGCTCAAGTCCATGAACCCTCGTGACAGCTTCGGCGTGAAGTTCTCGCCGTCGAGCGGCATCGCCTGCGCGTCGTGCCACGACCCGCAATATGCGTTCACTGACCCGAACCACCGCAGCTTCAGTGTCGGCGTCGAGAATGCACAGGGCGTTCGCAATGCTCCGACGCTGACGAATGTCGCATTCAATACGTCGTTCACGTGGGACGGCAAGTTTGCGACGCTCGAGAAACATACGCCGGGACCGATGTTCAGCCCGATCGAGATGGGCAACAATCTTTCGCGATTCCAGAACGACAGCACCGCCAACGGCTATGGCTCCGATCCGGGGTCGAATGACACCATGTTCCTCTTCCACCGCTTGAACTCCACCCCGCAAGGTATGCCGGGTTACTCCGGGATGTTCAAGGATGCGTATGGTACGTCGGACATCACGCTTGATCGGATGGTCAAAGCGATCACGTCCTTCGAGCGTACGATGATCAGCCATTCGAGCCCGTTCGACCAGTACAACTCAGGTAACAAGACGGCCATCGGCGACGCGGCAAAGCGTGGCTTCCAGCTTTTCATCAATCCGGCCAAGGCGAATTGTATCGCCTGCCATAACGGCTACAACTTCTCGAACTCCGAATTCCGTAACAACGGTTTGGTGCCGAGCGACAAGGATCTCGGACGCTTCAAGATCACCAAGGCCGTGGCGGACATCAACAAGTTCAAGGTGCCGACGCTTCGCAATATCGCGCTGACCGCTCCGTACATGCACGACGGCCGCTTCGCAACCCTCGACGATGTGCTGCAGCATTATAACAGCGGCGGTTCGAACCAAACATACTATAAAGACCCCGCAGTGAAGCCACTCGGACTCAGCCAGCAGGAGCTTTCGGATTTGAAGGCATTCCTCGAGACGCTGACCGATACGCAGTTCACGACCGACGCATCCTTCAGCAATCCGTGGGTGAAGTAA
- a CDS encoding NADH-quinone oxidoreductase subunit C gives MFSFDQITAAFPGFRYEAIDINGTPGAIVDRDQILSVAQMLRDEFGFRHIVDGLGIDRFERKMRFEMTYNLRNLDTKERVFLKVRCDERDPHLPSLTKIWGGTGWHEREAYDMYGIVFDGHADLRRMYMPEEYEHHPLRKDFPLTGVPGSIPLPVDTTFTDRLN, from the coding sequence ATGTTCAGCTTCGACCAGATCACAGCGGCCTTTCCGGGATTCCGGTATGAGGCGATCGATATCAACGGCACTCCGGGAGCGATCGTTGACCGCGATCAGATACTCAGCGTTGCGCAGATGCTGCGCGACGAATTTGGTTTTCGTCACATCGTCGATGGTCTCGGCATCGATCGTTTCGAGCGGAAGATGCGCTTCGAGATGACCTATAATCTCCGCAACCTCGACACGAAGGAACGTGTGTTCCTAAAAGTACGATGTGACGAGCGCGATCCGCACCTTCCGTCGCTTACCAAGATCTGGGGCGGTACTGGCTGGCATGAGCGCGAAGCGTACGATATGTATGGCATCGTCTTTGACGGCCATGCCGATTTGCGCCGGATGTATATGCCGGAGGAATACGAGCATCACCCGTTGCGCAAAGACTTTCCGCTGACCGGTGTGCCGGGCTCGATCCCGTTGCCGGTCGATACGACCTTTACCGACCGCTTGAATTAA
- the nuoD gene encoding NADH dehydrogenase (quinone) subunit D — protein sequence MEERFTRENAPNEKIIEALLSKDTSVVMEEDALEHEMILNMGPQHPATHGVLRVVLRLDGELVLSAKCELGYLHRGYEKLAENMTYHEFIPHTDRLDYISPIANNVAYVMAVEKLMKIEVPRRAQIIRTLACELARISSHLMAAGAMSMDVGALTVFVWALREREKIYDIYDVLTGVRFTVSYMRIGGVAQDITPECIKMIRDFLNGLPETTIEIGKMLHKNRIFLERCENIGIMSAEEAIDIGWTGPNLRASGVAYDLRRDEPYLIYPELDFKVITRTEGDALARYFVRFDEVAESVKICKQCLDLLEREPGPVLADDAKHVLPHKDEVYTSMEDLINDFMLVNFGQQPPKGESYAGIEASKGELGWYLVSDGTGQPWRSKIRSPSFVNLQGLSRMLEGAMISDVVAIIGSIDPIMGEADK from the coding sequence ATGGAAGAACGTTTCACTCGCGAGAATGCGCCGAACGAGAAGATCATCGAGGCTTTGCTGTCAAAGGACACGAGCGTGGTCATGGAGGAGGATGCACTCGAGCACGAGATGATCCTGAATATGGGTCCGCAGCATCCGGCGACACACGGCGTGTTGCGTGTGGTGCTCCGCCTCGACGGCGAACTGGTGCTCAGCGCGAAATGCGAACTCGGGTATCTGCACCGCGGCTACGAGAAGCTGGCGGAGAATATGACCTATCACGAGTTCATTCCGCATACCGATCGTCTCGACTATATCTCGCCGATCGCCAACAACGTTGCATACGTGATGGCAGTCGAGAAGCTCATGAAGATCGAAGTGCCGCGTCGCGCACAGATCATTCGGACGTTAGCATGTGAGCTGGCTCGCATCAGTTCGCACCTCATGGCCGCGGGTGCGATGTCGATGGATGTGGGTGCACTCACGGTATTCGTCTGGGCCCTGCGCGAACGCGAAAAGATCTACGATATTTACGACGTGTTGACCGGCGTTCGGTTTACCGTCAGCTATATGCGCATCGGTGGTGTGGCTCAAGACATCACGCCCGAGTGCATCAAGATGATCCGTGACTTCCTCAACGGTCTGCCGGAAACCACCATCGAGATCGGTAAGATGCTTCATAAAAACCGCATCTTCCTCGAACGATGCGAAAACATCGGCATTATGTCGGCCGAAGAGGCAATCGATATCGGTTGGACCGGTCCGAACCTTCGGGCCTCGGGCGTTGCGTACGATCTGCGCCGCGACGAGCCATATCTGATCTATCCGGAGCTTGACTTTAAGGTTATCACGCGTACGGAAGGCGATGCGTTGGCACGCTATTTTGTCCGCTTCGATGAAGTTGCCGAGAGCGTAAAGATCTGTAAGCAGTGTCTCGATCTGCTCGAGCGCGAACCCGGTCCGGTGCTTGCCGACGATGCAAAGCATGTGCTTCCGCATAAGGATGAGGTCTATACCTCGATGGAAGATCTCATCAACGACTTCATGCTTGTCAACTTCGGCCAGCAACCTCCGAAGGGCGAGAGCTATGCAGGCATCGAAGCGTCGAAAGGCGAACTGGGTTGGTATTTGGTTTCCGATGGCACGGGGCAGCCGTGGAGATCGAAGATTCGCAGTCCAAGTTTTGTAAATCTTCAGGGACTTTCTCGTATGCTCGAAGGGGCGATGATCTCCGACGTTGTCGCGATCATCGGATCGATCGATCCGATCATGGGCGAAGCGGATAAGTGA
- a CDS encoding heavy-metal-associated domain-containing protein, which produces MKQETIAIEGMHCNGCVRSVTNALKQVQGVADVEVSLQEQRARVTYDEVNVAFADLRHAVEEAGYSASEYVAA; this is translated from the coding sequence ATGAAACAGGAAACGATCGCAATTGAAGGAATGCATTGCAATGGCTGTGTCCGTAGTGTTACCAATGCATTGAAACAGGTTCAGGGTGTTGCGGACGTCGAAGTCTCCTTGCAAGAGCAGCGTGCGCGGGTGACGTACGATGAAGTAAACGTCGCGTTCGCCGATCTGCGCCATGCCGTAGAAGAAGCCGGTTATTCGGCGAGCGAATATGTCGCTGCCTGA
- the cadA gene encoding cadmium-translocating P-type ATPase codes for MSLPESAPATKTLPTREERFLVEGMDCAACVTRIETAIKKLPGIENASVNLATGEASVRYRPDLVAAIELKKTVDKVGYHAVDLPESDLHEHHVAEAAAIYRTRKVKFIVAASLTLPILVISMFMLDFAGSDWVQFVLATPVVLWSGSHFYIGGFKSARAKAPDMNTLVGLSVATAYLYSTVVIVFPHLLAHTTGHHVYFESAATIVSLILLGGLMEMRASRKAGAAMRTLLGQQAKMATIVRNGSDTTIPVEDVRTGDVLLVRAGEKIPVDGRITNGAGLLDEAMMTGESKPVRRSLGEEVIGSTVLQEGVIQIEAVRVGKATILQQIVRLVERAQETKAPIARLADTVSGYFVQGVILVALLTFVVWFVLSPADKFSSALVPFISVLIIACPCALGLATPTAIMVATGRASELGILIRKGDALEKASKLDTIILDKTGTLTLSEPTVTSFTIVGGASRERVLSYALSLERNSSHPIAKAIVRYAEANGASVASTSHFEAVESKGVIGTVDGSNVLIGNAAFLAAHGVPLQTDTDDKICVGMDDTLCATIAIGQGLKPGTSEGVARLRAFGIDVVMMTGDTESAAREIATQAGIANVMSQVLPYQKAEMVRQLQAEGKKVGMVGDGINDAPALAQADVGFAIGSGTDVAMEAADITLMRDDLGAVADSLVLSQQTLRVIKQNLFFSFVYNSLGIPIAAGVLYPAFGLLLNPMIGSLAMAFSDVSVIANSLRLRRAAAR; via the coding sequence ATGTCGCTGCCTGAATCCGCACCGGCCACGAAGACACTCCCGACACGAGAAGAGCGGTTCCTTGTTGAGGGGATGGATTGCGCGGCGTGTGTCACGCGCATCGAGACCGCCATCAAAAAACTTCCCGGTATCGAGAATGCGTCGGTAAACCTTGCTACCGGCGAGGCCAGTGTACGCTATCGTCCCGATCTCGTCGCAGCGATCGAACTGAAAAAAACGGTCGATAAGGTTGGCTACCATGCTGTCGATCTGCCCGAATCGGACCTCCACGAGCATCACGTTGCAGAAGCAGCAGCCATTTATCGAACCCGCAAAGTAAAGTTTATTGTCGCCGCCTCGCTGACTTTGCCAATCCTCGTGATCAGCATGTTCATGCTTGATTTTGCAGGAAGCGATTGGGTACAGTTCGTGCTTGCAACTCCGGTGGTTCTTTGGAGCGGCTCGCACTTTTATATCGGCGGCTTCAAGTCGGCGCGTGCAAAGGCGCCGGATATGAACACACTGGTTGGTCTGAGCGTGGCCACTGCCTATCTGTACAGCACCGTTGTTATTGTGTTCCCGCATCTACTCGCGCACACGACCGGTCACCATGTGTACTTCGAATCTGCGGCGACGATCGTTAGTTTGATTTTGCTTGGCGGTCTGATGGAAATGCGAGCGTCGCGAAAAGCAGGCGCTGCGATGCGCACGTTGCTCGGACAACAGGCGAAGATGGCCACGATCGTTCGCAACGGGAGCGACACGACGATCCCGGTCGAAGACGTTCGCACAGGCGATGTGCTTCTGGTCCGTGCCGGCGAGAAGATCCCCGTTGATGGGCGAATCACCAACGGGGCAGGCCTTCTTGACGAAGCGATGATGACCGGGGAATCGAAACCTGTGCGTCGTTCGCTCGGCGAAGAGGTGATCGGTTCGACGGTATTGCAGGAAGGAGTTATTCAGATCGAAGCGGTTCGCGTCGGAAAGGCGACGATCCTTCAACAGATCGTCCGGCTGGTCGAGCGTGCACAAGAGACCAAAGCGCCGATCGCACGACTTGCAGATACCGTGAGCGGATATTTCGTACAAGGGGTGATCCTTGTCGCACTTCTGACGTTTGTCGTGTGGTTCGTACTCTCACCGGCCGATAAATTTTCTTCGGCGCTGGTGCCGTTCATTTCTGTGCTGATCATCGCATGCCCGTGTGCCCTCGGACTTGCGACACCAACCGCCATCATGGTTGCAACAGGCAGGGCATCCGAGCTCGGGATCCTCATTCGCAAGGGGGATGCGCTGGAGAAAGCATCAAAACTCGATACAATCATTCTTGATAAGACAGGGACGCTGACTCTGTCGGAACCGACGGTCACCTCGTTTACTATAGTTGGCGGAGCATCGCGCGAACGAGTTCTTTCGTATGCACTCTCACTCGAACGCAACTCGTCCCATCCGATCGCCAAAGCGATCGTCCGCTATGCAGAAGCGAACGGCGCGTCGGTTGCCTCAACCTCCCATTTCGAAGCGGTCGAGAGCAAAGGCGTGATCGGTACAGTGGATGGCTCGAACGTTCTGATCGGCAATGCAGCGTTCTTAGCCGCGCATGGTGTACCGCTACAGACAGATACAGACGACAAGATATGCGTGGGCATGGATGATACGCTATGTGCCACCATCGCCATCGGCCAGGGATTGAAACCCGGTACTTCAGAAGGTGTCGCGCGGTTGCGGGCATTCGGAATCGACGTCGTGATGATGACGGGGGATACGGAGTCTGCCGCACGCGAGATTGCAACGCAGGCTGGTATCGCGAACGTCATGTCGCAGGTGCTCCCGTATCAAAAAGCGGAGATGGTGCGGCAATTGCAAGCCGAAGGCAAGAAAGTCGGCATGGTTGGCGATGGGATCAACGACGCCCCCGCACTTGCGCAGGCCGACGTCGGCTTTGCAATCGGTTCGGGGACGGACGTCGCAATGGAGGCTGCCGATATTACACTGATGCGTGACGATCTCGGTGCCGTAGCGGACTCACTCGTTCTCTCGCAACAGACACTTCGCGTGATCAAACAGAATCTGTTCTTCAGCTTTGTCTATAACAGTCTCGGTATCCCGATCGCCGCGGGGGTACTCTATCCTGCCTTTGGTCTCTTACTTAATCCCATGATCGGCTCGTTGGCGATGGCGTTTAGCGACGTGAGCGTGATTGCGAACAGTCTGCGACTTCGCCGGGCAGCCGCTCGCTGA
- a CDS encoding carboxymuconolactone decarboxylase family protein yields the protein MNRISIKTLEPKAYEAMLGLERYLRESPLKKPHIELIKIRASQINGCAFCLGMHTYDARKAGETEQRIYALNAWEESPLYTEEERAILALTDAVTLIADTRLPDEVYAKVAAVLDEHYLAAAIMAIVTINAWNRIAISTRMVWQDPQ from the coding sequence ATGAATAGGATTAGCATCAAAACATTAGAACCGAAAGCATACGAAGCAATGCTTGGCCTCGAACGATATCTTCGAGAGTCGCCACTGAAGAAACCGCACATCGAGCTTATCAAAATCAGAGCATCGCAGATCAACGGTTGCGCATTCTGTCTTGGGATGCACACCTACGACGCGAGGAAAGCGGGCGAAACAGAGCAACGTATTTATGCGCTCAACGCATGGGAGGAATCGCCGCTGTACACGGAAGAGGAACGTGCAATTCTTGCGCTGACAGATGCCGTAACACTGATCGCCGATACCCGCCTACCCGACGAGGTATATGCCAAAGTCGCTGCCGTGCTTGACGAGCACTACCTTGCCGCCGCGATTATGGCGATCGTGACAATCAATGCCTGGAATCGCATCGCGATCTCGACACGGATGGTCTGGCAGGATCCGCAATAA